A genomic stretch from Dissulfuribacter thermophilus includes:
- the thiL gene encoding thiamine-phosphate kinase, whose translation MNSRSTELKLIEIIKKEVSSETPLTSVITDIGDDCVILRPTKEADLVVTKDCMVEGVHFDLSYTTPYFIGRKLATSNLSDIGAAGGRPLWALLGLGFRSDFSTAFYQSFFKGLLSSLKREGVGLVGGDTVSAKERLFFSLTLIGEVPKGKFLSRAKARPGDRIFVSGPLGDSQGGLFLLQNRIKPPIPRNPLKYLIKSHLDPSYPMGLGRRLLELDLASSSIDVSDGLSTDLWHICERSKVRCIIEESAIPISRPLRLLSKAAHVRPLDFAISGGEDFEIIWTTPPHKAQEVKKVASKLLKRPPYEIGYVEEGKGVFLKDSRGKLREIGRLGYEHR comes from the coding sequence GTGAACTCGAGATCCACTGAGCTCAAGCTCATAGAAATCATTAAAAAAGAGGTCAGCAGTGAAACACCCCTTACATCTGTAATAACCGACATCGGCGATGACTGTGTTATACTTCGGCCAACCAAGGAGGCTGATCTTGTAGTAACCAAAGACTGCATGGTGGAAGGGGTACACTTTGATCTCTCCTATACCACTCCGTATTTCATTGGAAGAAAACTCGCTACCTCTAACTTAAGCGACATAGGGGCCGCAGGTGGAAGGCCCCTTTGGGCGCTTTTAGGCCTAGGTTTTAGGAGTGATTTTTCCACAGCTTTTTATCAAAGCTTTTTTAAGGGCCTATTGAGTTCCCTTAAGAGAGAGGGGGTTGGCCTCGTTGGTGGAGATACTGTGAGTGCAAAGGAAAGGCTCTTTTTTTCCCTCACCCTAATTGGAGAGGTCCCCAAAGGGAAATTCCTCAGTAGGGCTAAGGCGCGGCCAGGAGACAGGATCTTCGTTTCCGGACCACTCGGAGACTCACAGGGGGGACTATTCCTGCTCCAAAACAGGATAAAACCACCAATCCCGCGCAACCCATTAAAATATCTCATTAAAAGCCATCTAGATCCCAGTTATCCTATGGGGCTTGGCAGGAGATTATTAGAATTGGATCTGGCTTCAAGCTCGATAGATGTCTCAGATGGATTGAGCACGGATCTCTGGCACATTTGTGAGAGAAGCAAAGTCCGTTGCATAATTGAAGAGTCTGCTATTCCAATTTCAAGACCCCTAAGACTGCTTTCAAAAGCAGCGCATGTTCGACCATTGGACTTTGCAATTTCAGGTGGTGAAGACTTTGAAATCATCTGGACTACTCCACCCCACAAGGCCCAAGAAGTAAAAAAAGTAGCGTCAAAATTACTCAAAAGGCCACCCTATGAGATAGGTTACGTGGAAGAAGGTAAAGGTGTGTTCTTAAAAGACTCCCGCGGGAAACTCAGGGAAATCGGCCGACTTGGATATGAACACAGATAA
- a CDS encoding YfcE family phosphodiesterase: MKIAVMSDSHDHVWNMQKAIKSITDHEISLIIHLGDLVSSFMLDELEEFTGTMHLVFGNNPGDQYLLLKKVGAMNGKVVHHGHLGEVTIEGKKIAFVHDPHYAYALAKTGQYDICLFGHTHRWHEEMVGDILLLNPGEILGKKEPPGWAMLDLKEGAVRRIAL; this comes from the coding sequence ATGAAAATAGCTGTAATGAGTGATAGTCACGACCACGTATGGAACATGCAAAAGGCAATCAAATCGATTACGGATCATGAAATAAGCCTTATAATCCACCTTGGAGATCTAGTCTCCTCATTTATGCTAGACGAATTAGAGGAATTTACTGGTACTATGCATCTAGTCTTCGGAAACAATCCAGGAGATCAGTACCTACTTCTAAAAAAGGTAGGTGCAATGAACGGCAAGGTAGTCCACCATGGTCACCTTGGAGAAGTTACCATAGAGGGTAAGAAAATCGCCTTTGTCCATGACCCTCACTATGCATATGCACTAGCAAAGACAGGTCAATACGATATTTGCCTCTTTGGCCATACCCACAGGTGGCACGAAGAAATGGTAGGAGATATCCTCTTACTTAATCCAGGAGAAATACTTGGAAAAAAAGAGCCACCAGGCTGGGCCATGCTGGACCTAAAAGAAGGAGCAGTCAGGCGCATTGCCCTCTAA
- a CDS encoding methylated-DNA--[protein]-cysteine S-methyltransferase: MQVEFLYRDDLLIRVLLSISEKTPPHLTPCSELIEILKGNIKYNCDLSSCSPFQHKVLNETRKIPFGKTLSYKDLAQKIGCPSPRAVGRALKNNPIPLLIPCHRVLKKGGGLGGFSQGQEIKSVLLEFEHENSCNE; the protein is encoded by the coding sequence TTGCAGGTAGAGTTTCTATATAGGGACGATTTATTAATAAGAGTATTACTTTCCATTTCAGAAAAAACTCCACCGCACCTGACCCCCTGCAGTGAACTTATAGAAATATTAAAGGGAAACATTAAATATAATTGTGATCTGTCTTCTTGTAGCCCTTTTCAACACAAAGTTTTAAACGAAACTCGAAAAATTCCTTTTGGCAAGACCTTGAGCTACAAGGACCTTGCACAAAAAATTGGCTGTCCTTCACCCAGGGCAGTGGGACGTGCCCTTAAAAATAATCCAATCCCCCTTTTAATCCCTTGTCATCGTGTGCTAAAAAAAGGCGGAGGCCTTGGTGGATTCTCACAAGGCCAGGAAATAAAATCAGTCCTGTTGGAGTTCGAACATGAAAATAGCTGTAATGAGTGA